The Montipora capricornis isolate CH-2021 chromosome 6, ASM3666992v2, whole genome shotgun sequence genome has a window encoding:
- the LOC138051304 gene encoding adenosine receptor A2a-like — MSLIGLYPCTNISAPTELSIISGTCCSILAVAAVIGNVLVLLAIIIDPYRQLRSPFNFLVANLAAADLIVGCLALPMSVEFYVREATSERLVLLPRDVARRISFFISCTASLLSIAAITVDRFIAISFPMKYRLMLDSRRTVVTSCVLWIFSIGFPFLYFKVGYLKYHFFFANTAVVTTFAVLCVTYAKVFRTFKHQMKHWDTIQNCPGQHNNIKMRTLKWEKKVTQTFLVMLSLFIACFLPALVLNYVISFCGHCSCVFIHWARDINYILIMANSSMNPFVFAWRLKPFRKAFIKILTCRALMRKMRSISQQINLSMNSMGISTSSTGPMPSSRTTEEEASTL, encoded by the coding sequence ATGTCTCTGATCGGCCTGTATCCTTGCACAAATATCTCAGCCCCGACCGAGTTGAGCATCATCTCAGGCACATGTTGTTCAATTCTCGCAGTCGCAGCTGTGATTGGAAATGTCCTTGTTCTTCTCGCCATCATTATCGACCCATATCGTCAACTGCGATCGCCATTTAATTTCCTCGTGGCCAATCTGGCGGCAGCGGATTTGATAGTCGGTTGTTTGGCGCTGCCTATGTCAGTGGAATTCTACGTTCGAGAGGCAACTAGCGAACGACTCGTACTTCTTCCCAGAGATGTCGCTAGACGAATCAGTTTTTTCATATCTTGCACAGCATCGCTTCTGAGTATCGCTGCGATCACGGTTGATAGATTTATTGCCATTTCATTCCCTATGAAATACAGATTGATGCTGGATTCTCGACGAACTGTTGTCACCTCGTGTGTCCTTTGGATTTTCTCAATTGGTTTCCCGTTCCTTTACTTCAAAGTTGGGTATCTGAAATATCATTTCTTTTTCGCCAATACAGCGGTTGTGACCACATTTGCAGTGCTCTGTGTTACTTACGCAAAAGTCTTCCGAACTTTTAAACATCAGATGAAACACTGGGATACAATTCAGAATTGCCCTGGGCAGCACAATAATATCAAAATGAGAACGCTGAAATGGGAGAAAAAGGTTACCCAAACATTTCTGGTAATGTTATCGCTTTTCATTGCCTGTTTTCTTCCTGCACTTGTTCTTAACTATGTTATTAGCTTCTGCGGACACTGCAGTTGTGTTTTTATTCACTGGGCAAGAGATATTAATTACATCCTGATCATGGCAAATTCAAGTATGAACCCATTCGTTTTCGCGTGGAGACTGAAACCGTTCCGCAAAGCCTTCATTAAAATCCTGACTTGTAGAGCTTTGATGCGAAAAATGCGCTCTATTTCCCAACAAATTAACTTGTCTATGAATTCAATGGGGATATCAACATCGAGCACTGGCCCCATGCCCTCTTCAAGAACCACCGAGGAAGAAGCAAGCACCttgtaa